From one [Ruminococcus] lactaris ATCC 29176 genomic stretch:
- the rlmD gene encoding 23S rRNA (uracil(1939)-C(5))-methyltransferase RlmD: protein MLNKNDVVTVEITDIGVGGEGIGRVDGYTLFIKDAIIGDVVEAKVMKAKKNYGYARMMEIIHPSADRVEPKCAFARKCGGCQIQEMSYERQLAFKEQKIRGNLERIGGFDRGKIDAVMEPVEGMDEPFRYRNKAQFPFGTDKEGNPVTGFYAGRTHDIIANTECILGVEQNREILEIILQYMKENCVAAYDEKSGKGLIRHVLIRYGFTTKEIMVCLVINGTKLPKADRLIKKLTQLEGMTSITLSPNTRRDNVIMGNSYEVLWGQGFITDYIGNVKYQISPLSFYQVNPVQTEKLYGLALEYADLKGTETVWDLYCGIGTISLFLAQKAKQVYGVEIVPQAIEDAKNNAKINEINNAAFYVGKAEEVLPDYYEEYAKTHGGEKARADVIVVDPPRKGCDETLLETIVKMEPEKVVYVSCDSATLARDLKYLCENGYEIRKVRGVDQFPETVHVETVVLLSQQKPDDTIEIDLDLDELDATSAELKATYQKIKDYVLKEFGLRVSSLYISQVKRKCGIEVGENYNLPKSENARVPQCPKEKEEAIKAALKYFAMI from the coding sequence ATGCTGAATAAAAATGACGTTGTAACAGTAGAAATAACGGATATTGGTGTGGGCGGTGAAGGAATCGGCCGCGTGGATGGATATACCCTGTTTATTAAAGATGCGATCATCGGGGATGTAGTAGAAGCGAAAGTGATGAAAGCAAAGAAAAATTATGGCTATGCCCGGATGATGGAGATTATCCATCCGTCGGCAGATCGTGTAGAACCGAAGTGTGCATTTGCAAGAAAGTGCGGTGGCTGTCAGATCCAGGAAATGTCTTATGAGCGTCAGCTTGCTTTCAAAGAACAGAAGATTCGTGGCAATCTGGAACGGATCGGTGGTTTTGACAGGGGAAAGATCGATGCAGTAATGGAACCGGTGGAAGGAATGGATGAACCATTCCGCTACAGAAATAAGGCACAATTCCCCTTTGGTACAGATAAAGAGGGGAATCCTGTTACTGGATTTTATGCCGGAAGAACCCATGATATCATTGCCAATACAGAATGTATCCTGGGAGTTGAGCAGAATCGGGAGATTCTCGAAATTATTTTGCAGTATATGAAAGAAAATTGTGTTGCAGCGTATGATGAAAAGTCAGGCAAAGGCCTGATCCGCCATGTACTGATCCGCTATGGATTTACAACAAAAGAGATCATGGTCTGTCTTGTGATCAACGGAACGAAATTACCGAAAGCGGACCGGCTGATTAAAAAACTGACTCAGCTTGAAGGAATGACAAGTATTACGCTCAGTCCGAATACACGCAGGGATAACGTCATCATGGGAAATTCTTATGAAGTACTGTGGGGACAGGGATTTATCACAGATTATATTGGAAATGTAAAGTATCAGATTTCTCCTTTGTCCTTTTATCAGGTGAATCCGGTGCAGACTGAAAAACTGTACGGACTTGCACTGGAATATGCAGATCTGAAAGGGACGGAAACTGTATGGGATCTGTATTGCGGTATCGGAACAATTTCTCTCTTCCTTGCACAGAAGGCAAAGCAGGTCTATGGAGTTGAGATCGTGCCGCAGGCAATCGAAGATGCAAAGAATAATGCGAAGATCAATGAGATCAATAATGCAGCGTTCTATGTTGGAAAGGCAGAAGAAGTTCTGCCGGACTATTATGAAGAATATGCTAAAACTCATGGTGGCGAGAAGGCACGTGCGGATGTGATCGTAGTAGATCCTCCGAGAAAAGGCTGTGATGAGACGCTGCTTGAGACGATCGTGAAGATGGAGCCGGAAAAAGTTGTGTATGTAAGCTGTGACTCTGCGACCCTGGCAAGGGATCTGAAGTATCTGTGTGAAAATGGGTATGAGATCAGGAAAGTGCGGGGAGTGGATCAGTTCCCGGAGACGGTGCATGTCGAGACGGTAGTTCTTTTGTCCCAACAAAAGCCAGATGACACGATAGAGATCGACTTAGACTTGGACGAGCTGGATGCTACCAGTGCCGAGTTGAAAGCAACCTATCAGAAAATCAAAGATTATGTGCTGAAAGAATTTGGCTTGAGGGTTTCAAGTTTATATATTTCTCAGGTAAAACGCAAATGTGGAATTGAAGTGGGGGAAAACTATAATCTTCCAAAATCAGAAAATGCAAGAGTTCCACAATGCCCGAAAGAGAAGGAAGAAGCTATCAAGGCTGCCCTGAAATATTTTGCGATGATTTAA
- a CDS encoding cupin domain-containing protein: MTEKGFKQIFPLGEKNDAYAQYFVGQSYLSMLTTERVVIENVTFEPGCRNNWHIHHKGGQILLCTAGRGYYQEWGKTAQEMKPGDVINIAPEVKHWHGAAPDSWFSHLAVEVPAEGSSNEWMEPVKEEEYSKLK, encoded by the coding sequence ATGACAGAAAAAGGATTTAAACAGATATTCCCATTGGGTGAGAAAAATGATGCGTATGCACAATATTTTGTTGGACAGAGTTACCTGTCTATGCTGACAACGGAAAGAGTTGTAATTGAAAATGTAACCTTTGAGCCAGGATGCCGGAATAACTGGCATATTCATCACAAAGGCGGACAGATTTTGCTCTGCACTGCCGGACGTGGATATTATCAGGAGTGGGGAAAAACAGCTCAGGAGATGAAACCCGGTGATGTCATCAATATTGCGCCGGAAGTGAAGCATTGGCATGGTGCTGCTCCTGATAGCTGGTTTTCTCATTTGGCGGTAGAGGTTCCGGCAGAAGGAAGTTCCAATGAATGGATGGAGCCGGTGAAGGAAGAGGAATACAGTAAGCTAAAATAA
- a CDS encoding carboxymuconolactone decarboxylase family protein encodes MKKVTAGRDALGDFAPKFVELNDDVLFGEVWSREDKLPARDRSIVTVTALMASGVLDSSLAFHIGEAKKNGVTKEEMTEILTHAAFYAGWPKAWAAFRMAKEIYQD; translated from the coding sequence ATGAAAAAGGTAACAGCGGGCAGAGATGCCCTAGGTGATTTTGCACCAAAATTTGTGGAACTGAATGATGACGTGCTGTTTGGAGAAGTGTGGTCACGAGAAGATAAGCTGCCTGCAAGAGACAGAAGCATTGTCACAGTAACAGCACTTATGGCAAGCGGTGTTCTGGACAGTTCTCTTGCCTTTCATATAGGAGAAGCAAAAAAGAACGGTGTTACAAAAGAAGAAATGACAGAAATTTTGACACACGCCGCCTTTTATGCTGGCTGGCCGAAAGCATGGGCAGCATTTCGCATGGCGAAAGAAATCTATCAGGACTAA
- a CDS encoding zinc-dependent alcohol dehydrogenase encodes MLQQVMTNPGEIIFREVPVPEVKENQVLVKIMNIGVCGSDIHVYHGKHPFTKYPVTQGHEVSGEITELGKNVTEFHVGQKVTIEPQVYCGHCYPCRHGKYNLCEELKVMGFQTTGTASEYFAVDASKVTPIPEDMSYEEGAMIEPLAVAVHGVKQIGDVAGMNIAVLGAGPIGNLVAQAAKGMGAAKVMITDISDLRLAKAKECGIDACVNTQNKDFGEAMIEAFGPDKADVIYDCAGNNITMGQAIKYARKGSTIVLVAVFAGMAEVDLAVANDHELDIKSTMMYRHDDYIDGIRLVNEGKVHLKPLISKTFAFKDYLKAYQYIDDNRETTMKVIINVSEK; translated from the coding sequence ATGTTACAGCAGGTAATGACAAATCCAGGAGAAATTATTTTCAGAGAGGTTCCGGTTCCGGAGGTAAAGGAAAATCAGGTGTTGGTAAAGATTATGAATATTGGTGTCTGTGGGTCAGATATTCATGTTTATCATGGGAAACATCCGTTTACAAAATATCCGGTAACACAGGGACATGAGGTTTCAGGTGAGATTACAGAACTTGGAAAAAATGTCACAGAGTTTCATGTTGGACAGAAAGTGACGATAGAGCCGCAGGTATATTGTGGACATTGCTATCCATGCCGTCATGGAAAGTATAATCTCTGTGAGGAATTAAAAGTAATGGGATTTCAGACGACAGGAACAGCATCTGAGTATTTTGCAGTGGATGCATCGAAAGTAACACCTATTCCAGAAGATATGTCCTATGAAGAAGGAGCTATGATCGAACCTCTTGCTGTGGCAGTTCATGGTGTAAAACAGATTGGCGATGTGGCTGGCATGAATATTGCAGTCCTTGGTGCAGGACCGATCGGAAATCTCGTGGCACAGGCAGCAAAAGGAATGGGGGCAGCGAAAGTGATGATCACAGATATCAGTGATCTTAGACTGGCAAAGGCAAAAGAATGTGGAATTGATGCGTGTGTGAATACCCAAAATAAAGATTTCGGTGAGGCAATGATCGAAGCATTTGGACCGGATAAGGCGGATGTGATCTACGACTGTGCCGGAAACAATATCACAATGGGACAGGCAATTAAATACGCAAGAAAAGGAAGCACGATCGTACTGGTGGCTGTTTTTGCAGGAATGGCAGAAGTAGATCTTGCAGTGGCAAATGACCACGAACTTGACATTAAGAGCACGATGATGTACCGCCATGATGATTATATAGATGGAATCAGACTGGTAAATGAGGGCAAAGTTCATTTGAAACCGCTCATCTCAAAGACATTTGCTTTTAAAGATTATCTGAAGGCATACCAGTATATTGATGATAACCGTGAGACAACGATGAAAGTAATTATCAATGTCAGTGAAAAGTAA
- a CDS encoding VOC family protein, which produces MENKYGIVGVAHVGLPTNDLQKTVEFYKSLGFKEIMQTYNEKAGEKVAFLQIKNYCIETFENRQAAMSDGAYQHVALDVEDIESMYQKICNEKYTVITDGIEELPFWENGVRFFMIKGPNEERIEFCQKL; this is translated from the coding sequence ATGGAAAATAAATATGGAATTGTCGGAGTTGCCCATGTCGGGCTTCCGACAAACGATTTACAGAAAACAGTTGAGTTTTATAAGAGTCTTGGATTTAAAGAAATTATGCAGACATATAATGAAAAAGCAGGGGAAAAAGTGGCATTTTTACAGATAAAAAATTACTGTATAGAGACTTTTGAAAATAGACAGGCGGCAATGTCAGACGGTGCATACCAGCATGTTGCACTTGATGTGGAAGACATTGAAAGTATGTATCAGAAAATCTGCAATGAAAAATACACGGTTATTACAGACGGAATCGAAGAACTGCCATTTTGGGAAAATGGTGTGAGGTTTTTTATGATTAAAGGACCAAATGAGGAAAGAATAGAGTTCTGTCAGAAACTCTGA
- a CDS encoding MFS transporter → MGSENINGKVPLISKIAYGFGDVGCNFSWMFVSNFLMIFYTDVFGISMAAVSALMLFSRFWDAINDPIVGGLTDKTKSRWGRYRPWLLVAAPITALLLVLTFWARPGWPQNGKIIYMVITYCLLVLGYTCVNIPYGTLCGAMTQDIDERAKINTSRSVAAMIAIGVLNIITVPLISKFGSHSAKTGYLTVAVIYGCIFTACHFFCFAKTKEAVITPEKEKISVKVQLKAVMQNRPYLLALAGQILFGFTLYGRNADILYYFTYVEGNASYYTTYSMCIIIPSIIGAACFQPVFRKLNNKGRTASLFALFTGISMLSMFFFNAKESPAIFYALSGLTQFFFSGFNTAIYAIIPDCVEYGEWKTGLRNDGFQYAFISLGNKIGMAVGTSLLAGLLGKYGYIANQTQNTTVLSIMKHAFTTIPGALWIVTAVVLFFYRLNKKRYNEIVGELKNGRKS, encoded by the coding sequence ATGGGAAGCGAAAACATAAATGGAAAAGTACCGCTGATCAGTAAGATTGCATATGGGTTTGGTGATGTTGGATGTAATTTCAGCTGGATGTTCGTCAGTAATTTTCTGATGATATTTTATACAGACGTGTTCGGAATCAGTATGGCGGCGGTGTCAGCACTTATGCTTTTTTCAAGATTCTGGGATGCAATCAATGATCCAATCGTCGGGGGACTTACGGATAAAACAAAATCGAGATGGGGACGGTACCGTCCATGGCTGTTAGTAGCGGCACCAATTACAGCGCTTCTTCTTGTCCTGACATTCTGGGCAAGACCTGGTTGGCCGCAGAATGGAAAGATCATTTATATGGTAATTACATACTGTTTGCTGGTTTTGGGGTATACCTGTGTGAATATTCCATATGGAACCTTGTGTGGTGCTATGACACAGGATATTGATGAACGTGCAAAAATAAATACATCCCGTTCGGTTGCAGCGATGATAGCAATTGGTGTGTTAAATATTATCACAGTTCCACTGATCAGCAAATTCGGCAGTCACAGTGCAAAGACAGGATATCTGACGGTTGCGGTCATATATGGATGTATTTTTACAGCCTGTCATTTCTTCTGCTTTGCGAAGACGAAAGAGGCAGTGATCACTCCGGAAAAAGAAAAAATTTCTGTAAAGGTTCAGTTGAAAGCAGTCATGCAGAATAGACCATATCTTCTTGCATTGGCAGGACAGATATTATTTGGATTTACATTATATGGTAGAAACGCAGATATTCTGTATTATTTTACATATGTGGAAGGGAATGCCTCCTACTACACAACTTATTCGATGTGCATCATTATTCCTTCTATCATCGGGGCAGCCTGTTTTCAACCAGTATTCCGCAAGTTGAATAACAAAGGAAGAACAGCATCTCTCTTTGCTTTATTTACAGGAATTTCCATGTTGTCTATGTTTTTCTTCAATGCCAAAGAATCACCAGCTATTTTTTATGCATTATCTGGTCTCACACAGTTTTTTTTCTCTGGATTTAATACTGCAATCTATGCAATTATTCCAGACTGCGTGGAATATGGGGAATGGAAAACCGGACTTAGAAATGACGGTTTTCAGTATGCATTTATTTCGCTTGGAAATAAAATCGGAATGGCAGTTGGAACATCACTTTTAGCAGGATTACTTGGAAAATATGGTTATATTGCAAATCAGACGCAAAATACAACTGTACTTTCAATTATGAAACATGCATTTACGACGATTCCAGGTGCACTTTGGATTGTGACTGCGGTTGTATTATTTTTCTACCGGTTAAATAAAAAACGTTATAATGAGATTGTGGGGGAATTGAAAAATGGAAGAAAAAGTTGA
- a CDS encoding carbohydrate kinase family protein, producing MEEKVDIVALGELLIDFTEAGHSQDGRKLFEQNPGGAPANLLTVASHFGYHTSFIGKVGNDMHGKFLKETLQKEGINTDAIVEDPGYFTTLAFVEIGENGERNFSFARKPGADTQLKKEELDQTLISGCRVFHFGSLSLTDEPAESTTIEAVKMAKAAGVLISYDPNYRPSLWKNKECAVKKMKSVIELVDVMKVSDEESILLTEAESYEQAADQLLAMGPKLVAITLGEQGVLMATKSRKEIIKAFQTNAVDTTGAGDSFWGGVLCSILSMNKNVEKMEWEEIKKCAVLGNAVAGLCVQKRGGIPAIPTKEAVFEFMQK from the coding sequence ATGGAAGAAAAAGTTGATATCGTGGCATTGGGAGAATTGCTGATTGATTTTACGGAAGCAGGACACAGTCAGGATGGGAGAAAATTGTTCGAACAGAATCCCGGCGGTGCTCCGGCAAATCTTCTAACCGTTGCAAGCCACTTTGGGTATCACACATCTTTTATTGGAAAAGTTGGAAACGATATGCATGGTAAATTTTTAAAGGAGACATTGCAAAAGGAAGGAATCAATACAGATGCTATTGTTGAAGACCCGGGTTATTTTACAACGCTGGCGTTTGTGGAAATCGGTGAAAACGGAGAACGGAATTTTTCTTTTGCAAGAAAACCGGGTGCAGATACACAGTTAAAAAAAGAAGAATTGGATCAGACATTAATTTCAGGTTGTAGAGTTTTTCATTTTGGATCATTATCGCTGACGGATGAACCGGCAGAAAGTACAACGATCGAAGCGGTAAAAATGGCAAAAGCAGCGGGTGTACTTATTTCCTATGATCCAAATTACCGCCCGTCTCTTTGGAAGAACAAAGAGTGTGCAGTGAAAAAAATGAAATCTGTCATAGAACTGGTAGATGTCATGAAGGTATCGGATGAAGAGAGTATTCTGTTGACAGAGGCCGAAAGTTATGAGCAGGCCGCAGACCAACTCCTTGCCATGGGACCAAAGCTGGTTGCCATTACATTGGGAGAACAGGGCGTTCTTATGGCAACAAAAAGCAGAAAAGAAATCATCAAAGCATTTCAGACAAATGCGGTCGACACGACTGGGGCAGGTGATTCATTCTGGGGAGGCGTATTATGCAGTATCCTTTCTATGAATAAGAATGTTGAAAAAATGGAATGGGAAGAAATCAAAAAGTGTGCTGTTTTGGGAAATGCAGTTGCTGGATTGTGTGTGCAAAAGAGAGGTGGAATCCCTGCGATTCCGACGAAAGAGGCAGTATTTGAATTTATGCAGAAATAA
- a CDS encoding tetratricopeptide repeat protein, whose amino-acid sequence MFLTEQQEPERGISELQKLSGIIKEYHSDDCLDYAKVQETLATIYLMTASLSQAKSHFKKAFKIYEKIWADEPELIEAKYQEIQELYPQVGFFLGQQISTFLTKQL is encoded by the coding sequence ATGTTCCTGACAGAACAGCAGGAACCTGAAAGAGGGATCTCCGAATTACAAAAATTATCCGGCATCATCAAGGAATACCATTCCGATGACTGTCTGGATTATGCCAAAGTTCAGGAAACCCTTGCAACCATTTATCTGATGACCGCCAGTCTTTCACAAGCCAAATCACATTTTAAAAAAGCTTTTAAAATATATGAAAAAATTTGGGCTGATGAACCGGAATTGATTGAAGCAAAATATCAGGAAATTCAAGAATTATATCCACAAGTTGGTTTCTTTCTTGGACAGCAGATATCAACCTTTTTAACAAAACAGCTATAA
- a CDS encoding ATP-binding protein produces MSQPDFLYELFEDFMDDPANQDFSMDNGLVCRWMTGQAKISPKISAYYSKPSNQEKLAHTIHQNLLPLMSDCNMAIEDIYTLFIQDDSISDAKKKNLTPLYKPASSRLLFLAKLISFGMERQFIKRNTKNQKLLAGGALSPIVLDYIMDSEVPRPCRHFIGRDKELEELYTMLEENRHVFLCGIAGIGKSELAKAYAKHYKKHYTNILYVEYTGDLHQDITDMDFIDDPPEISEQERFQRHNRFLRSLKSDTLLIIDNFNVSATQDSFLSVVLKYRCQILFTTRSKLDEYCTLPLKEIEDMNALFQLTSVFYTSDCQLCNVPDRTAGT; encoded by the coding sequence ATGAGTCAGCCTGATTTTTTATACGAATTATTTGAAGATTTTATGGATGATCCGGCAAATCAGGATTTTTCAATGGATAACGGTCTGGTTTGCCGCTGGATGACTGGTCAGGCTAAAATCAGTCCTAAAATATCCGCTTACTATTCCAAGCCATCCAACCAGGAAAAATTAGCCCATACCATCCACCAGAATCTTCTTCCACTGATGTCTGACTGTAATATGGCTATAGAAGATATTTACACTTTATTCATTCAGGATGACAGCATCTCAGATGCGAAAAAGAAAAATCTGACTCCCTTATATAAACCAGCCAGTTCAAGACTGCTGTTTCTTGCAAAACTGATTTCTTTTGGCATGGAACGTCAATTCATCAAACGTAATACCAAAAATCAGAAGCTGCTCGCCGGAGGAGCTTTATCCCCCATTGTGCTGGATTATATTATGGACAGTGAGGTTCCGAGACCATGCCGTCATTTTATCGGAAGAGATAAAGAACTGGAAGAATTATATACCATGCTTGAGGAAAACCGTCATGTTTTTCTTTGCGGAATTGCCGGTATTGGTAAAAGCGAACTTGCCAAAGCCTACGCAAAACATTACAAAAAGCATTACACTAACATTCTATATGTAGAATATACAGGTGATCTTCATCAGGATATTACTGACATGGATTTTATTGATGATCCACCAGAAATCAGTGAACAGGAACGGTTTCAAAGACATAACCGTTTTCTGCGTTCTCTGAAATCTGATACTCTGTTGATCATAGACAATTTTAATGTCTCTGCTACACAAGACAGCTTTCTGTCAGTAGTATTAAAATATCGCTGCCAGATTTTGTTTACAACCAGAAGCAAACTGGATGAATACTGTACTCTGCCATTAAAAGAAATAGAGGATATGAACGCTCTCTTCCAGCTGACATCGGTATTCTATACCTCAGATTGCCAATTATGCAATGTTCCTGACAGAACAGCAGGAACCTGA
- the cptIN gene encoding type III toxin-antitoxin system CptIN family toxin, with translation MIYQEGYVYHIKDEYFEKVQDSNLMQNKEGGTYRLTFYCLRDNKTSLLWMVPLSSRVEKFKAIHDKQVAKYGKCLTIVLGEFDGKEAAFLLQNMFPIRDYYLDHIHTRNNNPVPVKHSIHREVTTHMKKIRQLHSRGKKVVFPDIDRLEQIMLAEVKDNAAE, from the coding sequence ATGATATATCAAGAAGGATACGTTTACCATATTAAAGATGAATACTTTGAAAAAGTACAGGATTCCAACTTAATGCAGAACAAAGAAGGGGGTACATACCGTCTTACTTTTTACTGTCTGCGTGACAATAAAACTTCTCTGTTATGGATGGTTCCACTCAGTTCTCGTGTAGAAAAGTTTAAAGCAATACACGATAAACAGGTGGCTAAATACGGAAAGTGCCTAACGATTGTTTTAGGTGAATTTGATGGAAAAGAAGCTGCTTTTCTTCTCCAGAATATGTTTCCAATCAGAGATTACTATCTTGACCATATACATACTCGAAATAATAATCCGGTTCCTGTTAAGCATTCCATTCACAGGGAAGTAACAACACATATGAAAAAAATTCGTCAACTTCATTCCAGAGGCAAAAAGGTGGTATTTCCAGATATTGACCGACTAGAGCAGATTATGCTTGCAGAAGTAAAAGATAACGCAGCCGAATAA
- a CDS encoding recombinase family protein: MKNKKIKCDIYTRVSTTMQVDGYSLDAQKEKLKRYAEFQNMEIVNEYSDEGKSGKSVEGRPEFQRMLDNIENGTDKVQFVLVFKLSRFGRNAADVLNSLQRMQDFGVNLICVEDGIDSSKDSGKLMISVLSAVAEIERENILVQTMEGRKQKAREGKWNGGFAPYGYELVNGELQIAEDEAEIIRLIYDKFIHTNMGISAIAAWLNQHGYKKKKRQNNTLDAFATSFIKGVLDNPVYCGKLAYGRRKNEKVSGTRNEYRIVKQENHMLHDGIHEGIVSETDWELAHQKREKTGVKYEKTHSLDHEHILSGILRCPLCGSGMYGNVNRKKKKDGTLYKDYFYYACKHRRLVDGHKCGYRKQWSEEKINNAVEEVIRKLVKNPKFEDAILNKIGSRIDTEEIEKEIEGLEKQHRQLTGAKARLGQQMDSLDIMDKFYEKKYQDMETRLYRLYDEIEGVENSIEEIKNRLLNIQQQKISEENVYQFLLYFDKLYDKFTDLEKKEFLNSFVEQVDIYEQEQPDGRFLKHIKFRFPVYFGDRETQELYWDNESTVETVCLLSRKDK, from the coding sequence ATGAAGAATAAAAAGATTAAATGCGATATATATACCAGAGTATCCACAACCATGCAGGTGGATGGCTACAGTCTGGATGCTCAAAAAGAAAAACTCAAGAGATATGCGGAATTTCAGAACATGGAAATCGTAAATGAGTATTCCGATGAAGGTAAGTCTGGAAAGAGCGTAGAGGGCAGACCGGAATTTCAGAGAATGTTGGATAATATTGAGAATGGAACAGATAAGGTGCAGTTTGTACTGGTGTTCAAGCTTTCCAGATTTGGTCGTAATGCGGCAGATGTTTTAAATTCTTTGCAGAGGATGCAGGATTTTGGAGTGAATCTGATCTGTGTTGAAGATGGGATTGACAGCTCAAAAGATAGTGGAAAGCTGATGATTTCCGTTTTGTCTGCGGTGGCAGAGATTGAACGAGAGAATATTCTTGTTCAAACAATGGAAGGACGTAAGCAGAAAGCTAGGGAAGGAAAATGGAACGGCGGGTTTGCTCCTTATGGCTATGAGCTGGTAAATGGAGAATTGCAGATCGCAGAGGACGAAGCAGAGATTATTCGTCTGATTTATGATAAATTTATTCATACCAATATGGGAATCTCTGCGATTGCTGCATGGCTGAACCAGCATGGATATAAAAAGAAAAAACGACAGAATAATACACTGGACGCATTTGCCACATCATTTATAAAAGGCGTTTTGGATAATCCGGTATACTGTGGAAAGCTGGCTTATGGACGAAGGAAAAACGAGAAAGTTTCTGGTACAAGAAATGAATATCGCATTGTAAAGCAGGAAAATCATATGCTGCACGATGGTATCCATGAAGGGATTGTTTCAGAAACAGACTGGGAGCTGGCTCATCAAAAACGAGAAAAAACAGGTGTGAAATATGAAAAGACACATAGTCTCGATCATGAGCATATTTTATCTGGAATATTGAGATGCCCGTTATGTGGAAGCGGTATGTATGGGAACGTGAACCGAAAGAAAAAGAAAGACGGAACCTTATATAAGGATTATTTCTATTATGCCTGCAAACATCGTCGCCTGGTAGATGGTCATAAATGTGGATATCGTAAACAATGGAGCGAGGAGAAGATTAACAATGCAGTGGAAGAAGTTATTCGGAAACTGGTGAAGAATCCTAAATTTGAAGACGCAATTCTGAATAAAATCGGTTCAAGAATAGATACAGAAGAAATAGAAAAAGAGATTGAAGGACTGGAAAAACAGCACAGGCAGCTGACCGGAGCAAAAGCAAGGCTTGGACAGCAGATGGATAGTCTGGATATCATGGATAAATTTTATGAAAAGAAATATCAGGATATGGAGACAAGGTTATACCGTTTGTATGATGAGATTGAAGGCGTGGAGAACAGTATAGAAGAAATCAAGAACCGCCTGCTGAATATCCAGCAACAGAAAATATCAGAAGAAAACGTCTATCAATTTCTTTTATATTTTGATAAACTATATGATAAGTTCACCGACCTGGAGAAGAAAGAATTTCTTAACAGTTTTGTAGAACAGGTGGACATTTATGAGCAGGAGCAGCCAGATGGCAGATTCCTGAAGCACATAAAGTTCCGTTTTCCGGTGTATTTTGGAGACAGGGAAACACAGGAACTTTATTGGGACAACGAAAGTACCGTTGAGACGGTCTGTTTGCTGTCAAGGAAAGATAAATAA
- a CDS encoding zinc ribbon domain-containing protein, with product MEVANKQIFILANMHYRASYNVINVGIFSEELRGKPGGAFYNKWRCASRIEKGPKEGCDAEAISESEIQKAVMRAINKTLGGREEFLMQLQHNIEDVLNGDSTATLEYIDQRMAELQEKLVMCVNKNAEYDVIAKEIDALREKKAAVVTKDAEQEMLRKRINEMRHFLQTQTSRITEYDEQLVRRLIEKITVYDDKLIFEFKSGMTVELKR from the coding sequence TTGGAAGTTGCGAATAAGCAGATTTTTATACTTGCAAATATGCATTATCGAGCATCATATAATGTAATAAATGTGGGGATCTTTTCAGAAGAGTTGCGTGGAAAGCCGGGGGGTGCATTTTATAACAAATGGAGATGTGCCAGCCGAATTGAGAAGGGTCCGAAAGAAGGCTGTGATGCCGAGGCAATCAGTGAATCTGAAATTCAAAAAGCAGTCATGAGAGCCATCAATAAGACTCTTGGAGGAAGAGAAGAATTTTTGATGCAATTACAGCATAATATCGAAGATGTGCTGAATGGTGATTCTACGGCAACACTTGAGTATATAGACCAAAGAATGGCGGAATTGCAGGAAAAGCTTGTGATGTGCGTAAATAAAAATGCCGAGTATGATGTTATAGCAAAGGAAATAGATGCCTTGAGGGAAAAGAAAGCAGCAGTTGTAACAAAGGATGCTGAACAGGAAATGCTCAGAAAACGAATTAATGAAATGCGACATTTTCTTCAAACGCAAACAAGCAGAATCACAGAATATGATGAGCAATTGGTCAGAAGGCTTATTGAAAAAATCACAGTTTATGATGATAAATTAATCTTCGAATTCAAATCCGGCATGACTGTTGAACTCAAAAGATAA
- a CDS encoding helix-turn-helix domain-containing protein, with the protein MKTSDMIKELCNKKNISLSELARRIGQTPQNFGKKLKRDTVTLEELKQIADVMEVTFEQSFVFPNGEQIKTSNE; encoded by the coding sequence ATGAAGACATCCGATATGATTAAAGAATTATGTAATAAAAAGAATATAAGTCTTTCAGAACTTGCAAGGCGCATAGGTCAGACTCCACAGAACTTTGGTAAGAAACTGAAACGAGATACAGTTACTCTTGAGGAGTTGAAACAGATAGCTGATGTGATGGAGGTTACTTTTGAACAGTCATTTGTCTTTCCAAATGGAGAACAGATAAAAACGAGTAACGAATAG